A genomic stretch from Mycobacterium paraterrae includes:
- the mycP gene encoding type VII secretion-associated serine protease mycosin, with amino-acid sequence MPRSVTASRRLRPLRAAAVSAATLIVATIALSGAPAYAINPPGIDPGATPSDSPPGPGQPMKQNSYCTEVGVLPGTDFKVQPKYMDMLNLNEAWKFGRGAGVKVAVIDTGVTPHPRLPHLTGGGDYVMGGGDGLSDCDAHGTLVASMIAASPGTAGLPEAPAPRRPPPVPTKEPPPQAPPPQTISVAPPPPQTITMVPAPPAAPSEEAPACPWCPPGAPKTGGAASHDHGKVVLPGFSGGKHGQVVSVDYPRPAAPTPPLDPPPPPAPSDAYSGVAPDVDLISIRQTSQAFGLKDAYTGDEDPQTRQKRDNIFTMARAIVHAANMGARVINISMVMCMSARSLIDAPDLGAAVRYAAVDKDAVIVAAAGDTSQRDCKENPLVDPLHPNDSRDWGGVTTVVTPSWYSDYVLTVGAVDSSGTPMDKLSVAGPWVGIAAPGTDVVGLSPRDDSLVNAIDGPDNSLLVPAGTSFSTAIVSGVAALVRAKYPNLSAHQIIDRLIRTARAPARGVDNQVGHGIVDPVAALTWDVPEGSVLPKDSAKPLKLPPAPPPRNMVPVWVAAGGLGGALILAGLIFGGAVLMRKTAGRQE; translated from the coding sequence ATGCCGCGATCCGTTACCGCTAGTCGGAGACTGCGGCCGCTTCGTGCGGCCGCAGTTTCTGCCGCAACCCTGATCGTCGCCACCATCGCGCTGTCCGGGGCTCCGGCCTACGCGATCAACCCTCCGGGTATCGACCCGGGTGCAACACCCTCGGACAGCCCGCCTGGTCCGGGCCAGCCGATGAAGCAGAACTCGTACTGCACTGAGGTGGGCGTCCTGCCGGGCACCGACTTCAAGGTTCAGCCGAAGTACATGGACATGCTGAACTTGAACGAGGCGTGGAAGTTCGGCCGCGGTGCCGGTGTGAAAGTGGCTGTCATCGACACCGGCGTCACCCCGCACCCGCGGTTGCCGCACCTCACCGGGGGCGGCGACTATGTGATGGGCGGTGGCGACGGACTGTCGGACTGCGACGCCCACGGCACGCTGGTGGCGTCGATGATCGCCGCGTCGCCGGGGACCGCCGGGCTTCCGGAAGCCCCCGCCCCGCGCCGGCCACCGCCGGTGCCGACCAAGGAACCACCGCCACAGGCGCCGCCGCCGCAGACCATCAGCGTGGCCCCGCCGCCGCCGCAGACCATCACGATGGTTCCAGCGCCGCCCGCCGCACCATCGGAGGAGGCTCCGGCCTGCCCGTGGTGTCCGCCGGGAGCACCCAAGACGGGTGGTGCCGCCAGCCACGACCACGGCAAAGTAGTGCTGCCCGGATTCTCCGGCGGCAAGCACGGCCAGGTCGTCTCGGTGGACTACCCCCGGCCGGCCGCGCCGACTCCGCCGCTGGACCCGCCACCTCCGCCGGCGCCGAGTGACGCCTACAGCGGCGTCGCCCCGGACGTCGACCTGATCTCAATCCGCCAAACCAGCCAGGCTTTCGGGCTCAAGGACGCCTACACCGGCGACGAGGATCCGCAGACGCGGCAAAAGCGGGACAACATCTTCACCATGGCGCGGGCGATCGTGCATGCCGCCAATATGGGTGCGCGAGTCATCAACATTTCGATGGTGATGTGCATGAGCGCGCGCAGCCTCATCGACGCCCCCGACCTCGGTGCCGCGGTGCGTTATGCCGCCGTTGACAAAGATGCCGTCATCGTCGCGGCCGCAGGTGACACCAGCCAGCGCGACTGCAAAGAGAACCCGCTTGTCGACCCGTTGCATCCCAACGACTCTCGGGACTGGGGCGGCGTGACGACCGTGGTGACCCCGTCCTGGTACAGCGATTACGTCTTGACGGTCGGCGCCGTGGACTCCTCCGGCACGCCGATGGACAAACTGAGCGTCGCCGGGCCGTGGGTGGGGATTGCCGCACCCGGAACCGACGTGGTTGGTCTGTCGCCGCGAGATGACAGCCTGGTCAACGCCATTGACGGGCCGGACAACTCGCTGCTGGTGCCGGCCGGCACCAGCTTCTCCACCGCGATCGTGTCCGGCGTGGCGGCATTGGTTCGGGCCAAGTACCCCAACCTTTCCGCACATCAGATCATCGATCGCTTGATCCGAACCGCACGGGCACCCGCTCGCGGGGTGGATAACCAAGTCGGGCACGGCATCGTCGACCCGGTCGCCGCGCTGACCTGGGATGTGCCCGAAGGCTCTGTACTGCCGAAGGATTCGGCTAAGCCGCTGAAGCTGCCTCCCGCTCCGCCCCCGCGCAACATGGTGCCGGTATGGGTCGCTGCCGGCGGGTTGGGCGGTGCCCTGATACTGGCCGGCCTGATCTTCGGGGGAGCAGTCTTGATGAGGAAAACAGCAGGGAGACAGGAATGA
- the eccD gene encoding type VII secretion integral membrane protein EccD: MTAVAEASQPGIEAVSSPQSAVIGIIAGEGVQIGVLLDANAPVSVMVDPLLKVVNVRLRELGLAALEAKQRGRWALCLVDGTPLRATQSLTEQDVYDGDRLWLRFVEDTEHRSQVIEHISTAVSVNLSKRFSSINPSVAIQVGAAMVGSGVVLASLLLGWFRLRHDSWVPAPYALVISILEFTVALLILNRARTPENRRAGDMLLWAGIAPISIAAASAPPGPVGSPHAVMGFAVTTVAAMLIMRFTGRRLATGTAIVTVSLIATVASLCRMAFDTSAVTLLTTILLVCVFGYHAAPAMSRWLSGIRLPVFPSATSRWVFEARPDLPTTVTAGVDGGRPTLAGPESIQDVVLRAERARSFLTGLLVGFGVLTIFSLAGVSDPRTANRWLPLLLVASTAGFLMLRGRSYVDRWQAIILAVTSVLIVGAVIVRYSLVLSSTASISVAAGIAVLLPAAGLTAAATVPNTIYSPLFRKLVEWVEYLCLMPIFPLALWLMNVYAAIRYR; encoded by the coding sequence ATGACCGCAGTAGCCGAGGCCTCACAGCCTGGCATCGAGGCAGTCTCGTCGCCTCAATCGGCCGTGATCGGCATCATCGCCGGCGAGGGCGTGCAGATCGGCGTCCTACTCGACGCCAACGCGCCGGTTTCGGTGATGGTCGACCCGCTTCTGAAGGTCGTCAACGTTCGGCTGCGGGAACTCGGGCTTGCGGCGCTCGAAGCCAAGCAGCGCGGTCGGTGGGCACTGTGCCTGGTTGACGGCACCCCGCTGCGCGCCACCCAGTCGCTCACCGAGCAGGATGTCTACGACGGCGACCGGCTGTGGCTGCGGTTCGTCGAAGACACCGAGCACCGCTCGCAGGTCATCGAGCACATCTCGACCGCCGTCTCGGTCAACCTGAGCAAGCGCTTCTCCTCGATCAACCCGTCGGTCGCCATCCAGGTGGGCGCAGCGATGGTCGGAAGCGGTGTGGTGCTGGCCTCGCTGCTGCTGGGCTGGTTCCGCTTGCGGCACGACTCGTGGGTCCCGGCGCCGTATGCGCTGGTGATCTCGATCCTGGAGTTCACCGTCGCCCTGCTGATCCTGAATCGCGCCCGCACGCCGGAGAACCGGCGCGCCGGGGACATGCTGCTCTGGGCCGGCATCGCCCCCATCTCGATCGCCGCGGCCTCCGCTCCTCCTGGACCGGTGGGCTCGCCGCACGCCGTGATGGGTTTTGCGGTCACCACCGTCGCCGCCATGCTCATCATGCGGTTCACCGGCCGCCGCCTGGCCACGGGCACCGCGATCGTCACGGTGTCGCTGATCGCAACCGTCGCGAGCCTGTGCCGGATGGCATTCGACACCAGCGCGGTGACCTTGCTGACCACGATTCTGCTGGTCTGCGTCTTCGGCTACCACGCCGCTCCGGCGATGTCTCGCTGGTTGTCCGGTATCCGCTTGCCGGTCTTCCCGTCGGCCACCAGCCGTTGGGTGTTCGAGGCTCGGCCGGACCTGCCGACCACCGTCACCGCCGGCGTCGACGGCGGCCGCCCGACGCTGGCCGGCCCCGAGTCCATCCAGGACGTCGTACTGCGCGCCGAGCGCGCCCGCTCGTTCCTGACCGGACTGCTTGTCGGGTTCGGCGTGCTGACCATCTTCTCGCTGGCCGGCGTATCCGACCCGCGTACCGCGAACCGTTGGCTGCCGCTGCTGCTAGTCGCTTCGACTGCGGGCTTCCTGATGCTGCGCGGCCGGTCCTACGTAGACCGTTGGCAGGCGATCATTCTCGCCGTGACGTCAGTCCTGATCGTCGGCGCGGTGATCGTCCGCTACTCGCTGGTGCTGTCCTCGACTGCCTCGATCTCGGTGGCTGCCGGTATCGCGGTGCTGCTGCCCGCGGCGGGCCTGACCGCCGCGGCGACGGTGCCGAACACCATCTACAGCCCGCTGTTCCGCAAGCTCGTGGAATGGGTCGAGTACCTCTGCCTGATGCCAATCTTCCCGCTGGCATTGTGGTTGATGAATGTCTATGCCGCGATCCGTTACCGCTAG
- a CDS encoding ESX secretion-associated protein EspG: MDQSTRTDITVNVEGFWMLQALLDIRHVAPELRCRPFVSTDSMEWLNQHPGMTVMREQGIVDGETVNEAVAARMRVLAAPDLEIVALLSRGKLLYGVKEKDEGGAEEPVGSREIPDNEFRVLLARRGTHWVSAVRVGDEITVDDVAIADTTSIATLVFDALESIHHAEPAAINAVNVPLEEMLEITKAWQSSGFNVFSGGDLRRLGISAATVAALGQALSDPAAEAAVYARQYRDDDKAPSASVLSLKDGSGGRIAMYQQARTAGSNEAWLAICPATPQLVQVGVKTVLETLPYGEWKTHSRV; encoded by the coding sequence ATGGATCAGAGCACACGCACCGACATCACCGTCAATGTCGAGGGTTTCTGGATGTTGCAAGCGTTGCTGGACATTCGCCATGTCGCGCCAGAATTGCGATGTCGACCATTCGTCTCCACGGATTCGATGGAGTGGCTCAATCAGCATCCGGGCATGACGGTCATGCGCGAACAGGGCATCGTCGACGGCGAGACTGTCAATGAGGCGGTCGCCGCCCGAATGCGCGTACTTGCCGCACCCGATCTTGAAATCGTCGCGCTGTTGTCCCGCGGCAAATTGCTCTACGGCGTGAAAGAAAAGGACGAAGGCGGCGCCGAGGAGCCGGTGGGCTCGCGTGAGATCCCCGACAATGAGTTCCGCGTGCTGCTCGCGCGCCGCGGCACGCACTGGGTGTCGGCCGTTCGGGTCGGTGACGAGATCACGGTTGACGACGTCGCCATCGCGGACACGACCTCGATCGCGACTTTGGTCTTTGATGCCCTCGAGTCGATCCACCATGCCGAGCCGGCCGCGATCAACGCGGTGAACGTGCCGCTCGAAGAAATGCTCGAAATCACCAAAGCCTGGCAGAGTTCCGGGTTCAACGTCTTCTCCGGCGGAGACCTGCGACGGCTGGGCATCAGCGCAGCGACCGTGGCCGCTCTCGGCCAAGCGCTGTCGGATCCGGCCGCCGAAGCCGCGGTCTACGCCCGTCAGTATCGCGATGACGACAAGGCGCCCAGCGCCTCGGTGCTGTCCTTGAAGGACGGGTCAGGCGGCCGAATCGCGATGTATCAGCAGGCGCGCACGGCTGGCTCGAACGAGGCCTGGCTCGCAATCTGCCCAGCAACTCCGCAGTTGGTACAGGTCGGCGTCAAGACCGTCCTGGAAACCCTTCCGTACGGAGAGTGGAAAACACATAGCAGAGTTTAA
- a CDS encoding WXG100 family type VII secretion target, translated as MSISYQFGDVDAHGALIRAQAASLEAEHQSIVRDVLAAGDFWGGSGSVACQEFITQLGRNFQVIYEQANSHGQKVQTAGNNMSSTDSAVGSSWA; from the coding sequence ATGTCGATCAGTTACCAGTTCGGTGATGTCGACGCCCACGGCGCGTTGATCCGTGCCCAGGCCGCTTCGCTGGAAGCCGAGCACCAGAGCATCGTTCGCGATGTACTGGCCGCCGGCGACTTCTGGGGTGGCTCGGGTTCCGTGGCTTGCCAGGAGTTCATCACCCAGTTGGGTCGGAACTTCCAGGTGATCTACGAGCAGGCCAACTCCCACGGTCAGAAGGTGCAGACGGCAGGCAACAACATGTCGTCGACCGACTCCGCTGTGGGCTCCAGCTGGGCCTAA
- a CDS encoding WXG100 family type VII secretion target: MPTRFMTDPHEMRAMAGRFDVHAQTVEDEARKMWASSQNIAGAGWSGNAQATSYDTMGQMNTAFRNIVNMLHGVRDGLIRDANNYEAQEQASQQVLSS, translated from the coding sequence GTGCCTACGCGTTTTATGACTGACCCGCACGAGATGCGGGCGATGGCTGGCCGTTTCGATGTCCACGCCCAGACCGTGGAGGACGAGGCCCGCAAGATGTGGGCGTCGAGCCAGAACATCGCCGGGGCCGGCTGGAGCGGTAATGCTCAGGCCACCAGCTACGACACGATGGGTCAGATGAACACGGCGTTTCGCAACATCGTGAACATGCTGCACGGTGTCCGGGACGGGTTGATCCGCGACGCGAACAACTACGAGGCGCAAGAGCAGGCCTCGCAGCAGGTTTTGAGCAGCTAA
- a CDS encoding PE family protein yields the protein MSFVTTQPEALSAAATSLQGIGSALNAQNTAAAAPTTGVVPAAADEVSALTAAQFVAHAQLYQAVSAQAAAIHEAFVNTLGTSAGSYAATEAANAAAAG from the coding sequence ATGTCGTTCGTGACCACACAGCCGGAGGCACTATCGGCGGCGGCCACCAGCCTTCAGGGAATCGGCTCGGCGTTGAATGCGCAGAACACGGCTGCGGCGGCCCCGACCACGGGTGTCGTTCCGGCCGCGGCCGACGAGGTCTCGGCTCTGACCGCCGCCCAGTTCGTCGCCCATGCTCAGCTTTACCAGGCGGTGAGCGCGCAGGCGGCGGCCATCCACGAAGCGTTCGTCAACACCCTCGGCACCAGTGCCGGTTCCTACGCGGCCACCGAGGCTGCCAACGCAGCCGCCGCCGGCTGA
- a CDS encoding cytochrome P450 — translation MSTIDESLYGKGFHLPRLEYSSLPMQADRGAGWKVLRDAGPVVFMNGYYYLTRREDVLAALRSPNVFSARLALQPPGSPIPVIPLGFDPPEHTRYRRILQPFFSPHGLSKSRPVLVRHAADMIDAIAGGEACEAMKDLAKTYPFQVFLDLYGLPLEDRDKLIAWKDAIISDSPYATQADVAPAAMSMYNYLTDAIQRRRENPGSDMLSTVMRSDGNFTDIELLGMSHLLILAGLDTVTAAIGFALLELARRPQLREQLRDNPRQIRVFIEEIVRLEPSAPVAPRVLTETVVVGGMTLPAGSAVFLCMALINRDGSDATSTDELTMDGKVHRHWGFGGGPHRCLGSHLARMELTVIVDEWLKRIPRFELPPDYEPQIKFPSKTFALKELPLLLG, via the coding sequence ATGAGCACCATTGATGAGAGCCTGTACGGCAAGGGTTTTCACCTACCTCGGCTTGAATATTCCTCGTTGCCGATGCAGGCAGACCGTGGCGCCGGGTGGAAAGTGCTGCGCGATGCCGGCCCAGTGGTTTTCATGAACGGCTACTACTACCTCACCCGTCGCGAGGATGTGCTGGCGGCGTTGCGCAGTCCCAATGTCTTCTCGGCTCGACTGGCGCTTCAACCCCCGGGAAGCCCAATCCCGGTGATCCCCTTGGGATTCGACCCGCCCGAGCACACCCGGTACCGCAGAATCCTGCAGCCGTTCTTCAGCCCGCACGGGCTGAGTAAGTCGCGACCGGTGCTTGTTCGCCACGCCGCGGACATGATCGACGCGATCGCCGGCGGCGAAGCGTGCGAGGCCATGAAGGACCTGGCCAAGACGTATCCCTTCCAGGTTTTCCTCGACCTCTACGGTTTGCCACTCGAGGATCGGGACAAACTGATCGCCTGGAAAGACGCCATCATCAGCGACAGCCCCTACGCCACCCAGGCCGACGTCGCCCCGGCGGCGATGAGCATGTACAACTACCTCACGGACGCAATCCAGCGGCGCCGGGAGAATCCGGGCTCCGACATGTTGTCGACCGTGATGCGCAGCGACGGCAACTTTACCGACATCGAACTCCTCGGCATGAGCCACCTGCTGATCTTGGCGGGATTGGACACCGTCACCGCGGCTATCGGTTTCGCCTTACTGGAGTTGGCGCGCAGGCCGCAGCTCCGCGAGCAGCTTCGCGACAATCCGCGGCAGATCAGAGTTTTCATCGAGGAGATCGTCCGTTTGGAGCCATCGGCGCCTGTCGCGCCACGAGTGCTCACCGAGACAGTCGTCGTAGGCGGCATGACCTTGCCCGCCGGGTCGGCAGTGTTCTTGTGCATGGCCTTGATCAATCGCGACGGCAGCGACGCCACCTCGACCGACGAATTGACGATGGATGGGAAGGTGCACCGCCATTGGGGGTTCGGTGGTGGACCGCACCGCTGCCTGGGGTCGCACCTGGCGCGCATGGAATTGACCGTCATCGTCGACGAGTGGCTCAAGCGGATTCCTCGATTCGAACTGCCGCCCGACTACGAGCCCCAGATCAAGTTTCCCAGCAAGACTTTTGCGCTGAAGGAACTGCCCCTGCTGTTGGGTTGA